The proteins below are encoded in one region of Sporosarcina sp. FSL K6-1508:
- a CDS encoding IS4 family transposase — protein MDKITRKTSFGQWFSPINIQLVEENVKTMRLDAYTKKLTTDSFLKLLLFAQLHETESLHALSDCLFNKHLQVSTNLDSISVSQLSRRLNGMNPVLFQQLFLDLVAQIHQKTNYAKITMPLKIIDSSTLPLNLTNHRWAKFRKTKAGVKLHLRLVFMEKGTSYPEKAVLTTANEHDRNQLEVMVDDKECMYVFDRGYLDYERFDRMTDDGYFFLSRLRKNAVIHECEDFQLPEGTTVLSDQAVLIGTTQNRAENIFRLLKVIDSKGNELQLITNRFDLSADEISEMYKSRWAIELFFKWIKQHLNIKKFYGQSEWAIHNQVYIALIVYCLNVLVQIKTRSKHKILKISRYLKASLWKPAHIWIRKIKGTAVP, from the coding sequence ATGGACAAGATTACACGAAAAACTTCATTTGGACAATGGTTTTCACCTATTAATATTCAATTAGTTGAAGAAAACGTGAAAACAATGAGATTAGATGCTTATACGAAGAAACTTACGACAGATTCATTCTTAAAATTACTGCTTTTTGCACAGCTTCATGAAACGGAAAGTCTGCACGCGCTGAGTGATTGTCTTTTTAATAAACATCTTCAAGTCAGCACAAACCTTGATTCTATAAGCGTTTCTCAATTATCCCGCAGGCTCAATGGAATGAATCCCGTGCTATTTCAACAACTTTTTCTTGATTTAGTCGCGCAAATTCATCAAAAAACAAATTATGCCAAAATCACTATGCCTTTAAAAATCATTGATTCGAGCACATTGCCACTCAATTTAACCAATCACCGATGGGCTAAATTCCGCAAAACGAAAGCTGGGGTAAAGCTTCATTTACGTCTTGTGTTTATGGAAAAAGGAACGTCCTATCCTGAAAAAGCTGTGCTTACAACAGCGAATGAACATGATCGTAATCAGCTTGAAGTCATGGTTGATGACAAGGAATGCATGTATGTTTTCGACCGTGGATATTTAGATTACGAACGTTTCGATCGCATGACAGATGACGGCTACTTTTTCTTATCCAGACTACGTAAAAATGCAGTAATCCATGAATGTGAAGACTTCCAATTGCCAGAAGGCACAACGGTATTATCGGATCAAGCGGTGTTGATTGGTACAACTCAAAATCGTGCTGAAAACATCTTTCGCTTACTCAAAGTAATAGACTCGAAAGGGAATGAACTACAACTCATCACCAATCGGTTTGACCTGAGTGCAGACGAAATCTCCGAGATGTACAAATCACGCTGGGCAATTGAACTGTTTTTTAAATGGATCAAACAACATTTGAACATCAAAAAGTTCTATGGTCAAAGCGAATGGGCCATTCATAATCAGGTATATATCGCACTCATCGTATATTGCTTGAATGTGTTGGTGCAAATAAAGACACGGAGTAAACATAAAATCTTGAAAATTAGTCGCTATTTAAAGGCTTCTCTTTGGAAACCTGCACATATTTGGATTCGTAAAATCAAAGGGACAGCAGTCCCGTAA
- a CDS encoding NUDIX hydrolase → MRKGIIRPLVICLFKHEDAILVFEGHDLVKGDNFYRPIGGGIEYGETSAEALIREVREEIGAEIKNIKYLGTIENIFTFNGNVGHEIVMVYDAAFIDTSFYGKDSFEGQEDDGTLIKLIWKPLSEFQNGNLRLVPETLPELIQKYC, encoded by the coding sequence ATGCGTAAAGGAATAATAAGACCATTAGTTATCTGCTTATTTAAACATGAAGACGCTATTCTTGTTTTTGAAGGTCATGATTTAGTAAAGGGGGATAACTTTTACCGTCCAATTGGTGGGGGAATTGAATATGGTGAAACAAGCGCTGAAGCCTTAATAAGAGAAGTCAGAGAAGAAATTGGAGCCGAAATCAAAAACATAAAATATTTGGGGACGATTGAAAATATTTTTACTTTTAACGGAAATGTAGGTCATGAAATTGTTATGGTTTATGATGCCGCTTTTATCGACACGTCGTTTTACGGCAAAGATTCTTTTGAGGGACAAGAAGATGACGGGACACTAATAAAATTAATTTGGAAACCTTTGAGTGAATTTCAAAATGGGAATTTAAGACTTGTTCCTGAAACGCTACCAGAGTTAATTCAAAAGTACTGTTAG
- a CDS encoding glyoxalase translates to MLISKVIIYSSVIDEMKQFYVNELGFELINSKESSFKIKVGDSELEFQNDPANRNPFYHFAFNIPSNQFKEAKNWAKTKVALNTEEGSDEVYFKQSDAYSFYFLDPSDNIVEFISRQSLSPKSNDIFSAISILNISEINITTHDVLSCGNQLIDFGIPVRDENSLEESFNFMGSKGAFLLLGSEKRKSFFSDKEAKIHPLSIEIDKVKIISMDELGNIKLGLL, encoded by the coding sequence TTGTTGATAAGCAAAGTAATAATTTACAGCAGTGTGATAGATGAAATGAAACAGTTTTATGTCAATGAACTTGGATTTGAATTGATAAATAGTAAAGAAAGTAGTTTTAAAATTAAAGTGGGAGATAGCGAATTAGAATTTCAAAATGATCCAGCTAATCGAAACCCGTTCTACCATTTTGCCTTTAATATTCCTTCGAACCAATTTAAAGAGGCGAAGAATTGGGCAAAAACAAAAGTGGCCTTAAATACAGAAGAAGGTTCGGATGAAGTTTATTTTAAACAGTCAGATGCTTATTCATTTTACTTTTTAGACCCATCTGATAATATCGTAGAATTTATATCGAGACAATCTCTATCGCCGAAAAGTAACGACATATTTTCCGCCATCAGTATTTTAAATATTAGTGAAATAAATATCACAACCCATGATGTTTTATCATGTGGCAATCAATTAATTGATTTCGGTATTCCTGTAAGAGATGAGAATTCATTGGAAGAGAGTTTTAACTTCATGGGAAGCAAAGGAGCATTTTTGCTTTTGGGAAGTGAAAAACGAAAATCGTTCTTTTCAGATAAAGAAGCGAAAATACACCCGCTTTCTATAGAAATTGACAAAGTTAAAATAATTTCAATGGATGAGCTAGGAAATATTAAATTAGGTCTATTATAA
- a CDS encoding gamma carbonic anhydrase, protein MIYPYKDKTPVIDPSVFIGDYTTISGDVTIGPESTIWFNTVIRGDVSPTIIGRKVNIQDLCCLHQSPQFPLILEDEVTIGHQVTLHSCTVKKGALIGMGSIILDGAEIGEGAFIGAGSLVTPGKKIPPNTLALGSPAKVVRELNDDDRADMERIVREYAEKGQYYKSLQK, encoded by the coding sequence ATGATCTATCCATATAAAGACAAAACACCAGTAATTGATCCGTCTGTATTTATAGGGGACTATACAACAATCTCAGGGGATGTAACAATTGGGCCAGAATCTACAATTTGGTTCAATACAGTGATTCGCGGAGATGTATCACCAACAATCATAGGACGTAAAGTAAACATTCAAGACTTGTGCTGCCTTCATCAGAGCCCACAGTTCCCGCTTATCCTTGAAGACGAAGTGACAATCGGACATCAAGTAACCTTACATAGTTGTACAGTGAAAAAAGGTGCGCTTATCGGAATGGGATCAATTATATTGGACGGTGCTGAAATCGGAGAAGGAGCGTTTATCGGTGCTGGCAGTCTCGTTACGCCAGGGAAGAAGATTCCGCCGAATACACTTGCACTCGGTTCGCCAGCAAAAGTGGTGCGGGAGTTAAATGACGACGACCGTGCGGATATGGAACGGATTGTGCGCGAATATGCGGAAAAAGGACAGTATTATAAAAGTCTCCAAAAATAA
- a CDS encoding alpha/beta hydrolase: MWKWEAEGQPKAVVAIVHNVYEHHSRYAWLIQKLRNSGFHVVTGDLPGHGAEGTSEIHDEQFNTYIKYVDKLIAVGLDDNLPLFILGHGVGATIVMRLLQRKKIECAGAIFSSPWLTLRHVPPKYSNMLSKFSSSMKLDHEVSIELLTRNTDLYEEARQDDYYRPVSTVTWYRDLQSFMKLVAQHEGSIFDIPVLMHSAEDDKITELSVAKRWFIRQDLSEFQYKQWKRLYHDIYQEPEREEVYKYTESFMDNVLRSLGYVV; this comes from the coding sequence ATGTGGAAATGGGAAGCGGAAGGACAGCCGAAAGCTGTTGTGGCCATCGTTCATAATGTGTACGAACATCATAGTAGATATGCATGGCTCATTCAGAAACTGCGAAATAGCGGTTTCCATGTTGTGACAGGTGATTTGCCTGGGCATGGAGCGGAGGGCACTAGTGAAATTCATGATGAGCAATTTAATACATACATCAAATATGTGGATAAATTAATAGCAGTTGGCCTGGATGATAATTTGCCACTCTTCATCTTAGGACACGGCGTTGGGGCTACAATCGTTATGCGCCTTCTACAACGAAAGAAAATTGAGTGTGCGGGAGCTATTTTCAGTTCACCGTGGTTGACACTTCGTCATGTGCCGCCCAAGTATTCGAATATGCTGTCAAAGTTTTCATCTTCTATGAAGTTGGATCATGAGGTTAGTATAGAGCTTTTGACACGAAATACGGATTTATATGAAGAAGCTAGGCAAGATGACTATTACAGACCGGTCAGCACTGTAACTTGGTACAGGGATCTGCAATCGTTCATGAAATTGGTGGCCCAGCACGAGGGCAGTATTTTTGATATACCTGTACTGATGCATAGTGCAGAAGATGACAAAATCACAGAACTCTCAGTTGCGAAAAGATGGTTTATCCGTCAAGACCTTTCTGAATTTCAATATAAACAATGGAAGCGGCTTTATCATGACATCTACCAAGAACCGGAGCGCGAAGAAGTGTATAAGTATACGGAGTCGTTTATGGATAATGTGTTGAGATCTCTTGGATATGTTGTGTGA
- a CDS encoding histidine phosphatase family protein, giving the protein MTTIGFVRHGVTAWNKEGRAQGSSDIPLDEEGIEMANRVAKRLIDEQWDIIYTSPLIRAAKTAEIIAESKPGIPLLADNRLRESGGGLIEGMTEAERVEKWGYAWRKLDLGLEQHAEVVSRGLDFIEEMTEQYPGKRILVVSHGGFIGRLIKELVPYGDLEQNLENTSLTIVELQKERNLCHLFNCTKHLQLIDDHR; this is encoded by the coding sequence ATGACAACAATTGGATTTGTACGTCATGGAGTTACTGCGTGGAATAAAGAAGGAAGGGCGCAAGGAAGTTCAGATATCCCGCTCGACGAGGAAGGAATTGAAATGGCCAACCGTGTAGCGAAAAGGCTTATCGATGAACAATGGGATATCATTTACACAAGCCCTTTAATCAGAGCTGCAAAGACGGCTGAAATCATTGCGGAAAGTAAGCCGGGGATTCCACTTTTAGCTGATAATCGCTTGCGAGAATCGGGTGGGGGCCTAATTGAAGGAATGACGGAAGCGGAACGTGTTGAAAAGTGGGGATATGCATGGAGAAAGTTGGATCTTGGTCTGGAACAACATGCCGAAGTTGTATCGCGCGGACTTGATTTCATTGAGGAAATGACTGAGCAGTATCCTGGGAAAAGAATTTTGGTCGTCAGCCATGGAGGATTCATCGGCCGGCTTATTAAAGAACTTGTGCCATATGGGGATTTAGAGCAAAACCTCGAAAATACATCACTTACAATCGTTGAGCTTCAGAAAGAAAGAAATCTATGCCATTTATTTAACTGTACAAAACACTTACAATTGATTGATGACCATCGTTAA